The Chitinivibrionales bacterium genome contains a region encoding:
- a CDS encoding amidohydrolase family protein encodes MLNKKDNQKLYPVDPTVPPGSIGILNGRVIDPVNGTDDRLCVAVDKGTIVSIAPELPSGFTPDTTIDAAGKWVVPGLMDMHVHLREPGREDRETIETGTRAASAGGFTAVACMPNTNPVLDEESKIRYVVQRGEPCTCRIYPIGSITKGLEGKELSPFGEMVRAGARGVSDDGKSVISSMLMKNALNYSKSFDIPVICHCEDSDLTKGAHMNESAVSTRLGMRGIPSISEEIMVARDIMLAEYTGARIHIAHVSTAGSVRIIREAKARGVNITCETCPHYFTLIDEDLIPAFDTYKKMNPPLRTAHDRDVLLEGIADGTIDIIASDHAPHVSEDKKDVEFEAASFGVIGLETSLGVVLTYLIGKKVIDPHRLVERMSCVPNRILGLSGGTLSRGADADITVIDPDARWKVDPNCMYSKSRNTAFDGFELQGYASCTISQGRIVYERGAA; translated from the coding sequence ATGCTTAACAAAAAAGATAACCAGAAATTATATCCTGTCGATCCCACAGTACCTCCGGGCTCAATCGGCATCCTGAACGGCCGGGTTATCGATCCGGTAAACGGAACCGACGACCGGTTGTGTGTGGCAGTCGACAAAGGGACAATTGTTTCGATTGCTCCCGAGCTTCCGTCCGGGTTTACTCCCGACACGACCATCGATGCTGCAGGGAAATGGGTCGTACCCGGCCTCATGGATATGCATGTTCACCTGAGGGAGCCTGGCCGGGAAGATCGTGAGACTATCGAGACCGGGACAAGAGCTGCATCAGCGGGCGGCTTTACCGCAGTTGCCTGTATGCCCAACACCAATCCGGTTCTGGATGAAGAATCAAAAATTAGATATGTTGTTCAGCGGGGAGAGCCCTGTACTTGCCGGATTTACCCGATCGGTTCAATTACCAAAGGACTTGAGGGCAAGGAGTTGTCTCCTTTCGGTGAAATGGTACGGGCCGGGGCGCGGGGTGTTTCCGATGACGGGAAATCGGTGATCTCATCGATGCTGATGAAAAATGCGCTGAATTATTCAAAATCTTTTGACATACCGGTTATCTGTCATTGTGAAGATTCCGATCTTACTAAAGGTGCGCATATGAATGAAAGTGCGGTTTCCACCCGTCTGGGAATGCGGGGGATACCGTCGATATCCGAAGAGATTATGGTGGCACGGGACATTATGCTGGCCGAATACACCGGCGCGCGGATCCATATAGCGCATGTGTCAACAGCAGGGTCGGTCAGGATTATCCGGGAAGCAAAGGCACGGGGTGTTAATATCACCTGCGAAACATGTCCTCATTATTTTACACTGATCGATGAAGATCTTATTCCCGCATTCGATACATATAAAAAAATGAATCCTCCACTTCGTACCGCTCACGACCGGGATGTTCTTCTGGAAGGTATTGCCGACGGCACTATCGATATTATTGCCAGTGATCATGCACCCCATGTGAGTGAGGATAAAAAGGACGTGGAATTTGAAGCTGCATCATTCGGCGTAATCGGTCTGGAGACCTCCCTGGGGGTGGTACTCACCTATCTTATTGGAAAAAAAGTTATCGATCCGCACAGACTTGTTGAAAGAATGAGTTGCGTTCCCAATCGCATTCTCGGTCTTTCGGGAGGGACGCTTTCTCGGGGGGCTGATGCCGATATCACGGTAATCGACCCCGATGCACGGTGGAAAGTCGATCCAAACTGTATGTATTCCAAAAGCCGGAACACCGCCTTTGACGGATTCGAGCTGCAGGGATATGCGAGTTGTACTATTTCACAGGGAAGAATCGTGTATGAGCGGGGAGCGGCATAA
- a CDS encoding aspartate carbamoyltransferase catalytic subunit produces MMGLAIQHLLGLEGVSRDDIIQILDTADNFYEVLQRKIKQVPTLRGKTIVNLFYENSTRTRISFELAEKRLSASPLNFSASTSSVKKGETLRDTIRNIEAMKIDMVVVRHGCPGVPFFLTQCTDAVIVNAGDGAHEHPTQALLDMMTIRQRLGKLERLKVAIIGDVIHSRVARSNAWGMTTMGMDVTLCGPPTLLPQHSESLPVKITDNIEKAVGDAHVVMLLRLQLERQQGGMFPSIREYRERYGIDLEKISAMRDDVIIMHPGPINRGIELSSNVADGDKSIILDQVTNGVAVRMAVLYLLGGGENA; encoded by the coding sequence ATAATGGGACTAGCAATACAACACCTGCTCGGCCTTGAAGGTGTATCCAGGGATGATATTATTCAGATACTGGATACGGCGGATAACTTTTACGAAGTCCTTCAGCGGAAGATCAAGCAGGTACCCACCCTTCGGGGCAAGACCATTGTCAACCTTTTTTATGAGAACAGCACACGCACCAGGATCTCTTTCGAACTTGCAGAAAAGCGTCTGTCGGCAAGTCCTCTCAATTTTTCGGCATCCACAAGCTCGGTAAAAAAAGGTGAAACGCTCAGAGATACGATTCGCAATATTGAGGCGATGAAAATTGATATGGTGGTTGTGCGGCACGGGTGTCCCGGTGTTCCCTTTTTTCTCACGCAGTGTACCGATGCGGTCATTGTGAATGCCGGTGACGGCGCCCATGAGCATCCAACCCAGGCCTTGCTGGACATGATGACAATCCGTCAACGACTCGGCAAGCTCGAGAGATTGAAAGTTGCAATCATCGGGGATGTTATCCACAGCCGGGTAGCGCGTTCCAATGCCTGGGGAATGACAACCATGGGTATGGATGTCACCCTCTGCGGTCCTCCCACTCTTCTCCCGCAACATTCCGAGTCTCTGCCGGTGAAAATAACCGATAATATCGAAAAAGCAGTTGGCGATGCCCACGTTGTCATGCTGCTGAGACTCCAGTTGGAACGGCAGCAGGGCGGAATGTTCCCATCGATCAGGGAATACCGGGAACGCTATGGTATCGATCTGGAAAAAATTTCGGCGATGCGGGATGATGTCATTATTATGCACCCGGGTCCGATCAACCGGGGTATCGAACTTTCATCGAATGTAGCAGATGGAGACAAATCGATAATTCTGGATCAGGTGACAAACGGTGTGGCGGTACGTATGGCGGTGCTGTATCTTCTTGGAGGCGGTGAGAATGCTTAA
- the pyrR gene encoding bifunctional pyr operon transcriptional regulator/uracil phosphoribosyltransferase PyrR → MPMKRMELLMDEQGIDLALTRMTHQILENHRDPSTFGIVGMQTRGVYLARRISNKINEALNTSLTAGVLDITLYRDDYRVAFKQPNVQITEIPFDINGITIILVDDVLYTGRTVRAALDALMDFGRPKIIRLAVLIDRGHRELPIRADYVGKKTTTADNQEVALNVKEIDGEDSLWLMER, encoded by the coding sequence ATGCCGATGAAACGAATGGAACTTCTAATGGATGAGCAGGGCATCGATCTTGCTCTGACTCGCATGACTCATCAGATCCTCGAGAACCATCGAGACCCTTCCACGTTCGGTATCGTGGGCATGCAGACCCGGGGTGTTTATCTTGCCCGTCGGATTTCCAATAAAATCAACGAGGCTCTCAACACATCGTTAACTGCCGGAGTTCTTGATATCACCCTCTATCGCGACGACTACCGGGTAGCGTTTAAACAACCAAATGTTCAGATAACCGAAATACCTTTTGATATCAATGGTATTACCATCATTCTTGTGGATGATGTTCTTTATACGGGGCGGACTGTTCGGGCTGCACTCGATGCGCTTATGGATTTTGGACGACCAAAGATTATCCGTCTGGCGGTGCTAATCGACCGGGGGCATCGGGAGCTTCCAATCCGGGCGGATTATGTGGGTAAAAAGACGACAACCGCTGATAATCAGGAAGTCGCATTGAATGTAAAAGAAATTGACGGCGAAGATTCTTTGTGGCTCATGGAACGATAA
- a CDS encoding type III pantothenate kinase yields MLPVREFVIAVDIGNTRTQVGLIDCVNLTCKKQKVFSSDKIRNKVGVALNSFSRQGETGRPTPVYVSTVINSLRKELLPLLKKTGIGALVEYNPSLPIKIAYDPPQVLGSDRIANLLYARAAYPGHDSIVIDTGTAITVDYLRNGSEFVGGVILPGVETQCTVLHTSTAELPKIDTKNAHIPFPGTSTRSCIAHGVREGVAGALSRLVHKLKNTFSKECIVLTTGGGWSHTAPLIDFETTFVPDLTLIGTGLFQEVVPSKLGTIPNE; encoded by the coding sequence ATTTTACCGGTGCGCGAATTTGTAATAGCGGTTGATATCGGAAACACCCGTACCCAGGTCGGGTTAATCGATTGTGTCAATCTTACCTGCAAGAAACAGAAAGTTTTTTCTTCGGATAAGATCAGAAACAAGGTCGGCGTTGCACTCAATTCCTTCTCCCGTCAGGGGGAAACCGGACGGCCGACCCCGGTGTATGTCAGTACGGTTATCAATTCGCTTCGGAAAGAGCTTTTGCCTCTTCTGAAAAAGACCGGAATTGGCGCTCTGGTGGAGTACAATCCATCGCTTCCGATAAAGATAGCCTATGATCCGCCTCAGGTACTGGGTTCAGACCGCATCGCCAATCTTCTCTATGCCAGGGCCGCGTATCCGGGCCACGATTCTATTGTTATCGATACAGGCACCGCAATTACAGTCGACTATCTTCGTAATGGCTCTGAGTTTGTGGGAGGTGTGATCCTGCCGGGGGTTGAAACTCAATGCACAGTGCTTCATACAAGCACTGCCGAGCTTCCAAAGATCGACACCAAAAACGCCCATATCCCCTTTCCAGGAACATCGACCCGCTCCTGTATCGCTCACGGGGTACGGGAAGGCGTTGCCGGAGCACTTTCCCGGCTCGTTCACAAACTTAAGAATACATTTTCCAAAGAATGTATTGTCCTTACGACCGGCGGAGGGTGGAGTCACACCGCGCCGTTGATAGATTTTGAAACGACTTTTGTCCCCGATCTGACGCTTATCGGCACCGGTCTTTTTCAGGAAGTGGTACCTTCAAAATTGGGCACGATACCGAATGAGTAA
- a CDS encoding biotin--[acetyl-CoA-carboxylase] ligase, with translation MEGAAVLQGFSSITELPYVEKFDHFEVVESTNTYAKSLKAFPQQGMYIILSDIQTAGRGQRGNSFFSHIPGGLWVSIVCPVDDISCHFRYNRAISMAIYDILHEKAPDTCCAIKWPNDILCNQKKICGILLETSRHSKNHLIIGFGLNLNNRTCLFPPDIAAVATTLSDETGDNVSLEEILAGVVENFYRNIHLDSSLLHQLYCKRLYGVGMMIALGEQQGIFEGVLDDGRLCLKKDGMTLYFSSGPMRVIGDQPCL, from the coding sequence ATTGAAGGTGCAGCAGTGTTACAGGGATTTTCGTCTATTACCGAGCTTCCGTATGTCGAGAAATTCGATCACTTCGAGGTAGTCGAATCGACTAATACCTATGCCAAAAGCTTGAAGGCTTTTCCGCAACAGGGTATGTATATAATTCTATCTGATATACAAACTGCGGGTCGGGGGCAGCGGGGCAATAGTTTTTTCTCCCATATCCCCGGGGGGTTATGGGTGTCGATAGTTTGTCCGGTTGATGATATTTCATGTCATTTCAGGTATAACAGAGCAATCAGCATGGCAATTTATGATATTCTCCACGAGAAAGCCCCGGATACCTGTTGCGCGATAAAATGGCCTAATGATATTTTGTGCAATCAAAAGAAGATATGTGGTATTTTACTGGAAACGTCTCGTCACAGTAAAAACCATTTGATAATAGGATTTGGCCTGAATCTAAATAACAGAACATGCCTGTTTCCCCCCGATATTGCCGCTGTTGCGACAACACTCAGCGATGAAACAGGTGATAATGTATCGCTTGAAGAGATCCTTGCGGGGGTAGTGGAAAATTTCTATAGGAATATTCATCTGGATTCTTCTCTATTGCATCAGCTATATTGCAAGAGATTGTATGGCGTCGGCATGATGATTGCCTTGGGAGAGCAACAGGGTATCTTTGAGGGCGTTTTAGATGACGGCAGGTTATGTTTGAAAAAGGATGGCATGACGCTTTATTTTTCTTCCGGACCAATGAGGGTTATCGGAGACCAGCCATGTCTGTGA
- a CDS encoding KamA family radical SAM protein: MQQPKYITKLDQLMHLIPQERKALKPVCEKYPFRTNDYYLSLINWDDPDDPIRRIIIPDTRELKVWGRLDASDERKNTKAPGLEHKYEDTALLLVNDVCGGYCRFCFRKRLFMHLNDEVTRDIGPALEYIRDHNELTNVLLTGGDPLILSTNKLSKIIHGIRQIDHVKIIRIGSKMPAFNPFRILNDRSLLEVFNKYSLPEKRIYLMTHFNHPRELTPQALDAMALIQKTGVIVCNQTPLLKGINDDPHVLAELFKKLSFAGIPPYYVFQGRPTSGNHPFAVPVEKSFRIFELARMECSGLAKRARLVMSHSTGKIEILGISRHKVYFRYHRAYHPQKKAGFMEFESNPRAYWFDDYREVMSNYAAENPYRCFGPD; this comes from the coding sequence ATGCAGCAACCAAAGTATATCACCAAGCTCGATCAGCTTATGCATCTCATCCCGCAGGAACGTAAAGCTCTGAAACCGGTGTGCGAAAAGTATCCATTCCGAACAAATGATTATTACCTCTCCTTGATTAACTGGGATGATCCCGACGATCCGATCAGACGGATAATTATACCTGATACCCGGGAATTAAAGGTGTGGGGACGGCTCGATGCATCAGATGAAAGAAAGAATACGAAAGCGCCGGGGCTGGAGCACAAGTACGAGGACACCGCGTTACTTCTTGTAAACGATGTTTGCGGAGGATATTGCCGGTTCTGTTTTCGTAAGCGCCTGTTTATGCATCTGAACGATGAAGTTACCCGCGATATTGGGCCCGCTCTTGAGTATATCCGTGATCATAACGAGCTGACAAATGTTCTTCTTACCGGCGGCGACCCGTTGATTTTGTCGACGAACAAGCTGAGTAAGATTATCCATGGAATCAGGCAGATTGATCATGTCAAAATTATTCGTATCGGAAGCAAAATGCCGGCATTCAATCCCTTCCGGATACTCAATGACCGGAGCCTGCTCGAAGTATTCAACAAGTACTCACTTCCGGAAAAACGTATTTATTTGATGACTCATTTCAATCATCCCCGGGAGTTGACACCGCAGGCACTTGATGCGATGGCGCTTATTCAGAAGACGGGCGTTATTGTCTGCAACCAGACCCCACTGTTGAAAGGTATCAATGATGATCCCCATGTGCTGGCCGAATTATTCAAGAAGCTTTCTTTTGCCGGAATACCGCCCTATTACGTTTTTCAGGGAAGGCCTACCTCGGGAAATCATCCCTTTGCGGTACCGGTAGAGAAATCGTTCCGGATTTTTGAGCTGGCGCGGATGGAGTGTTCGGGACTTGCCAAAAGAGCCCGTCTCGTCATGTCTCACTCAACAGGTAAAATCGAGATCCTGGGAATAAGCCGTCATAAGGTTTACTTCCGGTACCACAGGGCATATCACCCGCAGAAAAAAGCCGGGTTCATGGAATTTGAGAGCAATCCACGGGCATACTGGTTTGATGATTACCGGGAAGTTATGTCGAACTATGCTGCAGAAAATCCCTATCGATGTTTCGGGCCGGATTAA
- a CDS encoding citrate synthase: MSTPQKARLKIKNHNVELPIIEGTENQVGIDISRLKADANCTTFDNGFANTSSCLSSITFVDGENGQCRHRGYNIIDLAENCSFVEVAYLLVHGELPTAQELNRFSRYLNQHSMIHENMHHYFAGYPADSHPMGVLASMVTSLSSFYHLLSHKDPNFDITAARLISKVRTIAAFSYKKSQGEPLVYPRHDLSYCANFLNMMFSSPVNYYDINPDIVTLLNKLLILHVDHGQNCSATAVRLVASARANLYASISAGICALWGPFHGGANQAVIEMLNKIKNDGRNIKKYVQKAKDKNDDFRLMGFGHAVYKNYDPRAKFSKRLCDEFLPKLGIVDPLLDIAMELEDIALNDDYFVSRKLYPNVDFYTGILYRAIGIPTNMLTVMFALGRLPGWIAQWKEGVESSTKIYRPRQIYIGPKSKPFIPIDKRKKKRQERRSY; the protein is encoded by the coding sequence ATGAGTACACCGCAGAAAGCGCGATTAAAAATAAAAAACCATAATGTTGAACTTCCGATTATCGAAGGAACCGAAAATCAGGTCGGTATTGATATCAGCCGATTAAAAGCCGATGCAAACTGCACAACCTTTGATAATGGTTTTGCAAATACATCATCATGTTTAAGTTCGATAACCTTTGTTGATGGAGAAAACGGGCAGTGCCGTCATCGGGGGTATAATATCATTGACCTTGCAGAAAACTGCTCCTTTGTTGAAGTTGCATATCTTCTTGTTCATGGTGAATTGCCGACTGCTCAGGAACTCAATCGTTTCAGCAGATATTTAAATCAGCACTCGATGATTCATGAAAATATGCACCACTATTTTGCCGGTTATCCTGCCGATTCTCATCCCATGGGTGTTCTGGCTTCAATGGTGACATCCTTATCGAGTTTCTATCATCTGCTGTCGCACAAGGATCCTAATTTTGATATTACCGCAGCACGATTGATTTCGAAGGTCAGAACCATCGCGGCATTTTCCTATAAAAAATCACAGGGCGAGCCGCTTGTCTATCCACGTCACGACCTGAGCTATTGTGCAAATTTTCTCAACATGATGTTTTCTTCACCGGTCAACTATTATGATATTAATCCGGATATTGTAACGCTGCTGAACAAATTGCTTATTCTCCATGTCGATCATGGTCAGAACTGTTCCGCAACTGCCGTGCGACTTGTCGCCAGTGCGCGGGCCAATCTGTATGCATCGATTTCCGCCGGTATTTGTGCCCTCTGGGGGCCATTTCACGGCGGCGCCAATCAGGCGGTTATCGAGATGCTGAATAAAATTAAGAACGACGGCAGGAATATCAAGAAGTATGTTCAGAAAGCAAAAGATAAAAATGACGATTTCCGTCTGATGGGTTTCGGTCATGCGGTATATAAAAATTATGATCCCCGTGCTAAATTCAGCAAGCGGCTGTGTGACGAATTCCTTCCAAAACTCGGCATCGTCGACCCTTTGCTTGACATCGCTATGGAACTCGAAGATATCGCTTTGAATGATGACTATTTTGTCAGCCGCAAATTATATCCCAATGTCGATTTTTATACAGGTATTCTTTATCGTGCTATCGGTATTCCAACAAATATGCTGACAGTAATGTTCGCTTTGGGAAGACTTCCCGGATGGATTGCTCAGTGGAAAGAAGGTGTTGAATCATCAACAAAAATTTATCGTCCACGGCAGATTTATATTGGGCCCAAAAGCAAGCCATTCATACCTATAGATAAGCGCAAAAAGAAACGGCAGGAGCGGCGTTCCTATTAA
- the thpR gene encoding RNA 2',3'-cyclic phosphodiesterase — protein sequence MYRLFIALDFSDDVKEAIAGICFGIPHVRWMPADQIHLTLRFIGEVDKHLFEEIKSALYSVHATKFKLSLKGTGYFPPRRDPRVLWVGVENNELLLQLFNRIEQALHSVGCEPEKRKFHPHITIGRLKEKVPSSKVMPFVVNNALFSVPDIAVDQFFLYSSNLTREEAIHTKQESYSLIDPV from the coding sequence ATGTATCGTTTGTTTATTGCCCTTGATTTTTCCGATGATGTCAAGGAAGCAATTGCAGGTATCTGTTTTGGTATCCCTCATGTACGATGGATGCCTGCCGACCAGATACATCTGACGCTTCGGTTTATTGGAGAGGTGGATAAGCACCTGTTTGAGGAGATAAAGTCGGCGTTATATTCGGTTCATGCAACAAAGTTCAAACTTTCACTCAAAGGGACAGGATATTTTCCTCCGCGAAGAGATCCGAGAGTCCTGTGGGTTGGAGTTGAAAATAATGAGTTGCTGTTGCAGTTGTTCAACAGGATAGAGCAGGCGCTTCATTCTGTCGGATGCGAACCAGAGAAACGAAAATTTCATCCCCACATAACTATCGGTCGGCTTAAAGAGAAGGTACCGTCTTCAAAAGTGATGCCCTTTGTGGTCAATAATGCGCTTTTTTCGGTACCGGACATAGCGGTCGATCAGTTTTTCCTCTATTCCAGCAATCTTACCCGCGAGGAGGCTATTCACACAAAACAGGAGTCTTATTCTTTAATTGACCCAGTTTAA
- a CDS encoding NAD(P)H-hydrate dehydratase, with translation MMPVLTVSQMRAIDEQAILSNISVGYSYMMKAGMELFSVAHQMVNDRKTGDIAILCGKGNNGGDGYVAGRLLLEAGYGVMCFGLCEGEELENEAKKAYDEYIEKSGNFCHLDDIELLENIHTYALIIDAMLGTGIKGNPRAFYADVIRKINQSGVRILAVDTPSGLNNDTGIPSSPCINATATVTMGFPKIGAYFYPGKSSVGTLFIKELGYPEKIVAANHDNIFIPEFGDLKGALPPRKPDGSKFDHGCAMMVCGSKGMTGSATLACLAAIRTGCGMVHCATPHSALPVLSSKLTETVMHSIDETSRGTPSYNALSQLLDLAEKNDSICIGPGISHDNETTQLVKEFVKKAGKPMILDADGINAFKGAAEHLKEINAEIILTPHKGEWARLFGSLPEQPLEIIASLKQKASEYNCTILLKGNPTLVADPQANIYILPYGNSGMATAGSGDVLSGIIASLLAQGCKTTDAAILGAFIQGIAGDFAREKRGEYSMIAGDLIDSIYKVMNILTE, from the coding sequence ATGATGCCTGTTCTTACTGTCTCACAAATGAGAGCTATTGATGAACAAGCGATATTGAGCAATATTTCGGTGGGATATTCTTATATGATGAAAGCCGGAATGGAATTATTCAGTGTAGCGCACCAGATGGTTAATGACCGGAAAACCGGAGATATTGCGATTCTATGCGGAAAAGGAAACAATGGCGGTGACGGTTACGTTGCCGGTCGGCTGCTTCTCGAGGCCGGGTATGGGGTGATGTGTTTCGGGTTGTGTGAAGGTGAAGAACTGGAGAATGAAGCTAAAAAGGCGTATGATGAATATATTGAAAAAAGCGGCAATTTCTGCCATCTTGATGATATCGAGCTTCTGGAAAATATCCATACGTATGCATTGATCATTGATGCCATGCTTGGTACCGGCATTAAAGGTAATCCCCGGGCATTTTACGCCGATGTTATCAGAAAAATCAATCAATCGGGTGTCCGGATTCTTGCGGTTGACACCCCCTCGGGACTCAATAACGACACGGGGATACCGAGTTCTCCGTGCATCAATGCAACCGCCACCGTTACCATGGGCTTTCCCAAAATCGGCGCCTATTTTTATCCGGGCAAATCATCAGTCGGTACGTTGTTTATTAAAGAACTCGGCTACCCTGAAAAGATCGTTGCCGCAAATCACGATAACATATTTATTCCCGAATTCGGCGACCTGAAAGGTGCTCTTCCGCCACGAAAACCCGACGGGTCCAAGTTTGATCATGGGTGTGCAATGATGGTATGCGGATCCAAGGGAATGACCGGCTCTGCAACACTTGCATGCCTGGCTGCAATACGAACCGGATGTGGCATGGTCCATTGCGCCACTCCTCACAGTGCCCTGCCGGTCCTCAGCAGCAAGCTGACCGAAACCGTTATGCACAGCATCGATGAAACCAGCCGGGGAACACCATCATATAATGCACTCTCCCAGTTGCTTGATCTGGCCGAAAAAAATGATTCGATCTGTATCGGGCCCGGCATTTCCCATGATAATGAGACAACACAACTTGTTAAAGAGTTCGTAAAAAAGGCCGGGAAACCGATGATCCTCGATGCCGACGGTATTAACGCGTTCAAGGGAGCTGCAGAGCACCTGAAGGAGATTAATGCCGAGATAATTCTTACTCCTCACAAAGGTGAATGGGCACGCCTTTTTGGTTCTTTGCCCGAGCAGCCATTGGAGATAATCGCGTCCCTCAAACAGAAAGCTTCGGAATATAACTGTACAATCCTTCTTAAAGGCAACCCGACACTTGTTGCCGATCCCCAGGCCAATATCTATATACTTCCCTACGGCAATTCGGGTATGGCTACTGCAGGCTCAGGTGATGTCCTCAGTGGAATTATCGCCTCCCTTCTGGCCCAGGGATGCAAAACAACCGATGCAGCGATCCTGGGTGCTTTTATCCAGGGAATCGCAGGCGATTTTGCCCGGGAAAAACGTGGGGAGTATTCCATGATTGCCGGAGATCTGATCGACTCAATATATAAGGTGATGAATATACTCACCGAATAG
- a CDS encoding NAD-dependent epimerase/dehydratase family protein has product MQRILVTGGAGFLGSHLCDRLVAEGHDVICLDNFFTGNKKNIMHLMDCHNFEVLRHDITLPIFIEVDKIYNFACPASPIHYQYNAVKTIKTNVMGAINCLGMAKRVKARVLQASTSEVYGDPTEHPQKESYWGNVNPIGLRSCYDEGKRVAETLFFDYHRMNDVDIRVMRIFNTYGPRMHPHDGRVVSNFIVQALKGDNITIYGDGSQTRSFCYVDDLINAAIRFMNTEDVTGPVNIGNPTETTIRELAELIIELTGSKSEIVSKKLPSDDPKQRRPEITQAKSILKWEPRVPLKEGLGKTIEYFTNRLKG; this is encoded by the coding sequence ATGCAACGAATACTCGTTACCGGAGGCGCAGGCTTTTTAGGCTCACACCTTTGCGATCGCCTGGTAGCGGAGGGCCACGATGTAATCTGCCTCGACAATTTTTTCACCGGTAACAAAAAAAATATCATGCACCTCATGGATTGTCATAATTTTGAAGTCCTTCGTCATGATATAACACTTCCCATATTTATCGAAGTCGATAAGATTTATAATTTTGCCTGTCCTGCATCGCCAATTCATTATCAATACAATGCGGTGAAAACAATCAAAACCAATGTAATGGGAGCAATTAATTGTCTTGGTATGGCCAAACGCGTGAAAGCCCGTGTCCTCCAGGCATCAACATCAGAGGTCTACGGTGATCCTACCGAGCACCCTCAGAAAGAGTCATACTGGGGAAATGTTAATCCGATTGGGCTACGCTCGTGTTACGATGAAGGCAAACGGGTTGCGGAGACACTGTTTTTTGATTATCACCGCATGAACGATGTCGATATCAGAGTAATGCGTATATTCAACACCTACGGTCCCCGAATGCATCCGCACGACGGCAGAGTTGTATCGAATTTCATTGTTCAGGCACTCAAGGGAGACAATATCACCATTTACGGAGACGGCTCACAGACTCGCTCATTCTGTTATGTCGACGACCTTATTAATGCTGCAATCCGATTTATGAATACGGAAGATGTTACCGGACCGGTTAATATCGGCAATCCGACAGAAACCACAATAAGAGAACTTGCAGAGTTAATTATTGAACTAACCGGGTCAAAATCCGAAATTGTTTCCAAAAAGCTCCCCTCCGACGACCCAAAGCAGCGTCGTCCGGAGATCACCCAAGCCAAATCGATCCTGAAGTGGGAGCCCAGAGTACCTCTGAAAGAGGGGCTTGGCAAAACAATCGAATATTTCACCAATCGCCTAAAGGGCTGA